Within the Microcebus murinus isolate Inina chromosome 16, M.murinus_Inina_mat1.0, whole genome shotgun sequence genome, the region CTCAGAGACCCCCCCTGCCCCATTGGCACCCCGCCCCCCGCTCGAACGTCTGCCTGCAGACTGCAGCTTTCCGAGAGTTTCCCAGCCACCCCTCAGAGACAGCAACACCCactggccccattttacagatgcgcaagctgaggcccagggcagagCAGTGTGGCCCTGGGACTGAATTCACGAGGCCCTCTCCCCTGCCGATGCCCAGGCTCTGGGGTGGTGCACTAGGGCAGGGCGGAGGCCTGCCTCACAGAGAGGTGGTGTCACCGGGCTCGGGCGACTTGCCTTCCCGAGCCTTGGTTTCTCCATCCGGTTCTCGCTTTTACCTCCTGTGGCTTCCCGCTGACACTGGGGATAAAACCCAAATTCTGTACAAGGTGTGGTCAGCCCCAGGTTGTGTTTCTAGCCACGTCTGGACGCTGCCACCTCCCTCCAGGCCTGTTTTGCAGTCTTCACCCGGGGTTCTGCGTAAGGTCTGGCTTCTCCCATCCCCAGCCTGTGGGTTCCATTCAGGGTTCTTCTGTCTGACTCAGCGTGCCTGTCACCGTGCTCAGCGAGTAGTAGCTGCTCAGTAAACACGGGGGAGCAGAGCTCCTCTCCTCCCTCGGCTGAGATCTGCATTCGGCAAGccccagggagggcaggcaggggaccGGAGCAGGGTGGCCCGTGCAGCCTCATAGGACCAGGGGTGCGGAGTTCTCCGCTGAGCTGGGGCCTGAGGCCAGGATCCTGCACCTAGGAGGTGCTGGCTGCCGAGGGGCGTGGGAGGCTTGCTCCCAGCCCCGCTGGGGATTGGGGCGCAGGACCGAGGCTCTGGCGCACTGCGTAGCCACCCCAAGTCCAGGTGGGGCTTCCTGGGCTCCCCCCAAACGCACCACTTCTGTGAAGTCTTGAGTTCTGTCCTCACCCAGGGCTGCGGCTGCCCTTGGCCGGACTCGGCCCTGCCCTGGGGGGAGGCCTGTGCTCAGACCACGGGCGCTTACGCTGCCCACCCAGAGGGGCTGGCATTTCTCCCCGACAGCCGCCTGCAGCGGGAAGCTGGAGCAGCACACGGAGCGGCGCGGCGTCATCTACAGCCCGGCCTGGCCCCTCAACTACCCGCCGGGCACCAACTGCAGCTGGTACATCCAGGGCGACCGTGGGGATATGATCACCATCAGGTAAGGGGGGCCTGGGGCGGCAGAGGGGGTCGGTGTCCGCCTACCCGTGCTGGGCCAGTGAGCAAACCCGGGAGCGCGTGTCTGAGCAGGTGTGGGGGCACGGTGGGAGTGCACACGTGTGTGAGTagagcatgtgcatgtgtgtgcgcataCATACGTGCTTGTGACGTGCCCAAGTCCACGTCTGAGCAGGCAAAAAGGACACCAGTGAGCACATGTATGTGCACGATCACGTCTGCACGGGTGCAGAGGGCATGTGTGTGAGAGGACACGTGTGACCGTGTGGGAGCCATAAGCACGCGTGTGCACACGTGAGCATGCAGGTGGGCAAGCTCTCGGTCTCTGTGGGCCTCCCAGGTTGGGCGCCCTGAGCCGGACCTCTTCCCTCCCTGACTTTTccacggggtggggtgggggctgtctgtCACCTCCATGCTGCCAGGAAGGGGGAGGCACACGCACCACTAGGAACATGCACTGGGAACCGGTGGGCGTGGTCCAGCTGTGTCTGAGGTGGCACAGGTGTCCTCTCTGGCCTGCAGGGGtggcttgaggccagcctggcacTGAGCCCAGGGCAGGTTCCCCACGGGGCCTCGGGGCAGGGGACTGAGCCGGGCAGGAGGCGGGTGCTTGACTGGCAGAGGGGAATGGGGTGAGGCGACTGGGAGGGGCACTGCAGGGCCCTGGCCAGGGCCAGTCATGGGGCCACTTGGCCAGCAAGTCATTTGTGGCTTCTATCTGCCTAGTTCTCCTAAGGGCCAAAGCCCGGAGGGCCCAGCCCCTAGTTACTCCATAGCTCCCAAACAGGGATGTGCGTGGTCTGTCCtagtctctgtgcctcagtttccccatggcTCTGGGCCAGCGGCTCCAGGGCTGGTGTTTCTTGCCAGGTGACAAGCTGTCACCCAGCTCACCCTCGGTGCCATGCCTGGGAGTTTCCTGCCCCAGCTGACCCAGTGGGAGGGGTCTGGGCCCTTGGGCCTCTGCCCTGCAGGGGAGACTGTCCGGGACTCCGGACTCCCCTTGGTGAGAGACGCTGCTCGCATTACAGAGGGGGTGGGGAGCGCAGCAGAGCTGAAATGACACCCACGGGTGTGGAGATTGTTCTTCAGGGAGCTGCACGGGGAGCCCTGGGTGGGCAGGGTGGCTGGGCGCAGAGCCGGAACAGGGGCCGGGCGGCGGCCTGGGTGGGGTTGGCGGTCCATGCTGTGAGCTCCAGTCTGACCCCCGCCGGTCCTCGGCcaccagggccctgcctgccccaccccccacacccgcggtcctctctgcccacccccaccaaCGCCCGTGGtcctctctgccctgcccaccccaccccacccctgcagctTCCGCAACTTCGACGTGGAGGAGTCCCACCAGTGCTCCCTGGACTGGCTCCTGCTGGGTCCAGCGGCGCCCCCGCGGCAGGAGGCCTTCCGCCTGTGTGGCTCCGCCATCCCTCCCGCCTTCATGTCCGCCCGCGACCACGTCTGGATCTTCTTCCACTCGGACGCCTCCAGCtccggccaggcccagggcttCCGCCTCTCCTACATCCGAGGTGCCACTGGccgcagggtggggtggggtggggatggctGTGGGGTCCTCGGTGCTCATTCGGGGACCCCTGGCTCCCTGTGGGGTTCCCCCTGCCTGGCCCGTCAGTCTGGGGACGGAGGTGGCACTGGTCATACCGCTGTTCCCGGATGCTCTGAGCCTCTCCAGGTCACTGGCCCAACTTCACAGGCCTGACtcggggttggggggaggggagtctCCCCTGAGCCTGGGCTTGGAAACTGAGTCCACCCTGGCGTTGGAAGGGTCCCTGGCCCTCAGGCGGCCACAGAGAGACAGGGGCCTTTCTGGGGCCTGCCACTTCCTGTGCACAGCTGGGACGGGGAGCCAcctggccccaggcccctgcGCAGGAGGCGGGTGGGAGGTCCTGCTCTCCCCTCACTGTCTCCCGCCGGCCCTGCGTCCCCCAGGGAAGCTGGGCCAGGCGTCCTGCCAGGCTGACGAGTTCCGCTGCGACAACGGCAAGTGCCTGCCGGGCCCGTGGCAGTGCAACACGGTGGACGAGTGCGGGGACGGCTCCGATGAGGGTAACTGCTCGGCCCCCGCCTCCGAGCCGCCGGGCAGCCTGTGCCCCGGGGGCACCTTCCCCTGCAGCGGGGCGCGCTCCACGCGCTGCCTGCCCGCCGAGCGGCGCTGCGACGGCACGCAGGACTGCGGCGACGGCTCCGACGAGGCCGGCTGCCCGGACCTGGCGTGCGGCCGGCGGCTGGGCAGCTTCTACGGCTCCTTCGCCTCCCCGGACCTGTTCGGCGCGGCCCGCGGGCCCTCGGACCTGCACTGCACGTGGCTGGTGGACACGCAGGACCCGCGGCGCGTGCTGCTGCAGCTGGAGCTGCGGCTGGGCTATGACGACTACGTGCAGGTGTACGAGGGCCTGGGCGAGCGCGGCGACCGGCTGCTGCAGACGCTGTCCTACCGCAGCAACCACCGGCCCGTGAGCCTCGAGGCCGCCCAGGGCCGCCTCACCGTGGCCTACCACGCCCGCGCCCGCAGCGCCGGCCACGGCTTCAACGCCACCTACCAGGTGAAGGGCTACTGCCTGCCCTGGGAGCAGCCGTGCGGCGGCGCGGACGGGGACGCGGACGACGCCGGGGACCAGGGCTGCTTCTCCGAGCCGCAGCGCTGCGACGGCTGGTGGCACTGCGCCAGCGGCCGGGACGAGCAGGGCTGCCCCGCCTGCCCGCCCGACCAGTTCCCCTGCGAGGGCGGCAGCGGCCTGTGCTACGCGCCCGCCGACCGCTGCAACAACCAGAAGAGCTGCCCCGACGGCGCGGACGAGAAGAACTGCTTCTCCTGCCAGCCCGGCACCTTCCACTGCGGCACCAACCTGTGCATCTTCGAGACCTGGCGCTGCGACGGCCAGGAGGACTGCCAGGACGGCAGCGACGAGCACGGCTGCCTGGCCGCCGTGCCGCGCAAGGTCATCACGGCGGCGCTCATCGGCAGCCTGGTGTGCGGCCTGCTGCTGGTCATCGCCCTGGGCTGCGCCTTCAAGCTCTACTCGCTGCGCACGCAGGAGTACAGGTACGGGTCCCTGGCTGCGCGCCGCCCCGGGCTCGGGGACCGGGGCCGGGCCGTCCACGGACGGGGTCCAGTGTCCTGCCATTCCAGGCGGAGGTGGGTCCCCCGGGTCCCGTTGCCACGGCAGGTCCCGGCCAGCCCCGCCccatgccaccccctcccccgcccagggCCTTCGAGACCCAGATGACGCGCCTGGAGGCGGAGTTTGTGCGGCGGGAGGCTCCGCCCTCCTACGGTCAGCTCATCGCGCAGGGGCTCATCCCCCCAGTGGAGGACTTCCCAGTCTACAGCGCGTCCCAGGTGAGCCCCCACGGGGCCCGGCCCCCAGCCGGATCTCGGAGGAGACCCGGGATGGGGGCCTGCGGGCTGGGTGGGCTGCGCTGTCCGTCCAAGGGCTCgcgagagggggaggggaggcctgggCAGTGTGACCCGGGTTGGGGGTGGGGCGCGCCCGGGTGGTCTTGGGGTCTCTGGGGCTGCGCTGACCTCCGCCGCTGAGCGGCCTGGCCACCCCCTcagccgccgccccgccccgcaggCCTCGGTGCTGCAGAACCTGCGCACGGCCATGCGGCGAC harbors:
- the LRP3 gene encoding low-density lipoprotein receptor-related protein 3 isoform X2 is translated as MEKRAASGPEAAPGARAQLAVVCLVNIFLTGRLSSAVPALAACSGKLEQHTERRGVIYSPAWPLNYPPGTNCSWYIQGDRGDMITISFRNFDVEESHQCSLDWLLLGPAAPPRQEAFRLCGSAIPPAFMSARDHVWIFFHSDASSSGQAQGFRLSYIRGKLGQASCQADEFRCDNGKCLPGPWQCNTVDECGDGSDEGNCSAPASEPPGSLCPGGTFPCSGARSTRCLPAERRCDGTQDCGDGSDEAGCPDLACGRRLGSFYGSFASPDLFGAARGPSDLHCTWLVDTQDPRRVLLQLELRLGYDDYVQVYEGLGERGDRLLQTLSYRSNHRPVSLEAAQGRLTVAYHARARSAGHGFNATYQVKGYCLPWEQPCGGADGDADDAGDQGCFSEPQRCDGWWHCASGRDEQGCPACPPDQFPCEGGSGLCYAPADRCNNQKSCPDGADEKNCFSCQPGTFHCGTNLCIFETWRCDGQEDCQDGSDEHGCLAAVPRKVITAALIGSLVCGLLLVIALGCAFKLYSLRTQEYRAFETQMTRLEAEFVRREAPPSYGQLIAQGLIPPVEDFPVYSASQPPPRPAGLGAAEPAHGHAATDAPARRPQGPLPPPPGSPLEPALPPAAGAARPDPAADRRAHLADGAGRRAPAARARGGSGPPGAPDGHGQSPGSWGRTL
- the LRP3 gene encoding low-density lipoprotein receptor-related protein 3 isoform X1 translates to MEKRAASGPEAAPGARAQLAVVCLVNIFLTGRLSSAVPALAACSGKLEQHTERRGVIYSPAWPLNYPPGTNCSWYIQGDRGDMITISFRNFDVEESHQCSLDWLLLGPAAPPRQEAFRLCGSAIPPAFMSARDHVWIFFHSDASSSGQAQGFRLSYIRGKLGQASCQADEFRCDNGKCLPGPWQCNTVDECGDGSDEGNCSAPASEPPGSLCPGGTFPCSGARSTRCLPAERRCDGTQDCGDGSDEAGCPDLACGRRLGSFYGSFASPDLFGAARGPSDLHCTWLVDTQDPRRVLLQLELRLGYDDYVQVYEGLGERGDRLLQTLSYRSNHRPVSLEAAQGRLTVAYHARARSAGHGFNATYQVKGYCLPWEQPCGGADGDADDAGDQGCFSEPQRCDGWWHCASGRDEQGCPACPPDQFPCEGGSGLCYAPADRCNNQKSCPDGADEKNCFSCQPGTFHCGTNLCIFETWRCDGQEDCQDGSDEHGCLAAVPRKVITAALIGSLVCGLLLVIALGCAFKLYSLRTQEYRAFETQMTRLEAEFVRREAPPSYGQLIAQGLIPPVEDFPVYSASQASVLQNLRTAMRRQMRRHAARRGPSRRRLGRLWNRLFHRPRAPRGQIPLLTAARTSQTVLGDGLLQPAPGAAPDRPAPPTDTGSPRAAGDGPSSAPGHAPDAGPSVPPPPPSGPRGDSERRPADKDRKGCRDSLGGGPAAPADTPREPRAAQDPHPHPPAPTASGALGLRSPEPLGVCRSPPPPCSPTLEASDDEALLVC